One window of the Dermacentor andersoni chromosome 10, qqDerAnde1_hic_scaffold, whole genome shotgun sequence genome contains the following:
- the LOC129388037 gene encoding uncharacterized protein, translating into MVSASTWSSFSPYWPSVVKSVPTFTLFADVATRSAKLRSLKLPWADTYSLLNAPIASPEATQCMKSWHTALQESKSTLKQLRVDLKGFGEAECDTFFHAIANNESLQSVEVDTLPFIDGLDRVSKTILGRGLNDRVVIKGHYEHSNANQLLKCPQISSVAVTVGEFVSRQRVGLQSVISTLEVVGSSGNVTSLLVECDRFNRDELSALAACLRDAAVLTDVDINLRGVLAVLSEKDRTDVRAELVSALASNLKLVKVGIKGVLLSNDDLNVLAHGASKSLSLTEFTMTPACCYMIPNAKPCEAQQSGFQHKHNALMETFSFKNIELADVLQATIRNASTVSVTSQFVLGQQDTLDGANAIELIHDHPRLLEMVIEGADVTRTKAKEKISSALLRVYHCSLDEFMRIAGVVKERVECLRHPNARRQLSDIDHYSWLHIRRFLKIRDVVNIEPVSVNQNGAWAFECD; encoded by the exons ATGGTCTCCGCTTCCACGTGGTCTTCTTTCAGTCCATACTGGCCTTCGGTGGTCAAAAG CGTACCTACGTTCACCCTCTTCGCTGATGTGGCCACTCGGAGCGCCAAACTACGCAGCCTGAAGTTGCCATGGGCAGACACATATTCCCTTCTCAATGCCCCAATTGCAAGTCCTGAAGCCACTCAGTGCATGAAGTCCTGGCACACAGCCTTGCAAGAATCGAAGTCAACCCTCAAGCAGCTGCGCGTCGACTTGAAGGGCTTCGGCGAAGCGGAATGCGACACTTTCTTCCACGCAATCGCCAACAATGAATCTCTGCAGTCGGTGGAAGTCGACACTTTGCCATTCATCGATGGGCTGGACAGGGTCTCCAAAACTATTCTGGGTCGAGGTCTGAACGATCGAGTGGTCATCAAAGGACACTACGAGCACAGCAACGCGAACCAGCTGCTGAAATGCCCGCAAATCAGCAGCGTTGCGGTAACGGTGGGGGAGTTCGTTTCACGCCAACGTGTCGGCCTGCAGTCAGTTATCTCGACTCTAGAAGTGGTCGGTAGCTCCGGTAACGTAACGTCACTCCTGGTTGAGTGCGATAGATTCAATCGCGACGAATTATCTGCCTTGGCGGCATGCCTAAGGGACGCGGCTGTGCTCACTGATGTCGACATAAACCTGAGGGGCGTTTTGGCTGTCTTATCAGAAAAGGATCGCACGGATGTGCGGGCGGAACTAGTGTCGGCGCTGGCCTCCAACCTCAAACTTGTCAAAGTCGGCATCAAAGGCGTGCTGCTGTCCAATGACGACTTGAACGTCCTCGCACATGGTGCCAGCAAGAGTCTCAGCCTCACCGAATTCACGATGACTCCTGCCTGTTGTTACATGATCCCAAATGCCAAGCCTTGTGAAGCCCAGCAAAGTGGTTTTCAGCACAAGCACAATGCCTTAATGGAAACATTCAGCTTCAAGAACATCGAACTTGCAGACGTTCTG CAAGCGACCATACGGAATGCCTCCACCGTCTCGGTGACTTCACAATTCGTGCTAGGTCAGCAAGATACCTTGGACGGCGCGAATGCCATCGAGCTGATACACGACCATCCACGTCTCCTCGAAATGGTGATCGAAGGTGCTGACGTCACAAGGACCAAAGCTAAAGAGAAGATCAGCAGTGCTCTTTTGCGTGTGTACCACTGTAGCCTTGATGAGTTTATGAGAATCGCAGGCGTCGTCAAGGAGAGGGTGGAGTGCCTGCGTCATCCCAATGCAAGGCGGCAGCTCTCCGACATCGACCACTATTCTTGGCTACACATTCGCCGTTTCCTGAAGATAAGGGATGTTGTCAACATTGAGCCGGTGTCGGTTAATCAAAACGGTGCATGGGCTTTTGAATGCGATTAA
- the LOC129380707 gene encoding uncharacterized protein — protein sequence MMVHRHMGIARPLGVLFLLGASLLGPSFSCNTKLPPLGPRLLSAKALFGEVMRVCKNYILAYAKTMAPDKVHRTILAFCTHYNTCKSFARNGAPELVYDCTLQVVRKQQGLSNVTSLHISEAHVETSQKALECMWKVYRSRPLDMQAMDDAVAVGRQAVLTFGWT from the exons ATGATGGTTCATCGGCATATGGGCATCGCCAGGCCACTAGGTGTCCTCTTCCTGCTGGGGGCTTCCTTGCTGGGTCCAAGCTTTTCATGCAACACGAAACTGCCAC CTCTCGGGCCTCGCCTTCTCAGCGCCAAGGCACTTTTCGGAGAAGTCATGAGAGTGTGCAAGAACTATATTCTTGCGTACGCCAAGACAATGGCGCCTGACAAGGTGCACAGA ACCATCTTGGCATTTTGTACCCATTACAACACATGCAAGTCCTTCGCCCGAAACGGAGCGCCGGAACTT gtataTGACTGCACTTTGCAAGTGGTTCGTAAACAG CAGGGTTTGTCAAATGTAACGAGTCTGCACATCTCCGAAGCTCACGTAGAAACTTCACAAAAGGCGCTG GAGTGCATGTGGAAAGTATATCGCAGTCGTCCCCTTGATATGCAAGCAATGGACGATGCTGTCGCTGTAGGGCGGCAAGCAGTATTGACTTTCGGATGGACCTGA